AATCAAAGGTATTAAACTTGTAGTTCATCACTCGACAATACACAATTATTTTAGATTTACTGAAACAGCAATATAATAGACTTATAATAGTACACTGATCATATAGAGGAGAAAACAGCACTTTACAGAAAATTACTTGAGCTTACTGCAGATACCACGCGTAAATATTTCAAAAACGGCAATACAGAATTACAGTACAGTCTAAATGTACTTGACAGACAATGActgtagtttactacataatatttCAACGTTGTTATACAGAGGAAAATGAGCTTTTGAAACGAAATTTCATCACTGACAAAAGTGACATCATTGACATCAGCGCTAGAGGGAGCCCTGAGTGAGTTCAAAATGAATTAGGTTGACTGGAGCTAATGGGATAActcaaaataaaaataggaaataAGCACCTGGCCaggatatttctttaattttgcatAGTAGAATAAAgtgttttgctaaaaaaaaataaaaagaatacttCTACTGTgaggtgagctgatgctggagatacacccagagcatgtttaaaagactAATAACTGTTTTGCActttgcgttccttttttctctttgcaatactttccctcctttgcgttcctccgttttgtttgcgagtctattttgacccctttttggcgtggggagaggagaggggcgtggctatggaggaacgcatcatcagctggagcctctactcagcctagacgctaaccaggctgaacaacagctatttaacagttataattcataagttaattctaatcatttattttacatatacctaactactgaattatataatattgttgttttcagttaaattaagcaaaacgctgaattttagcttcttttttatccagcgttcttgctgcagttacacgcggccgcctgtagatggtggattttaacagtgaaaaacgccattaaaacacaacgctgcaaaaacgatctaaataaaaaggaaaacacagaacgcaaaaacgcaaagaaaaagtgtttttgcaaaagattaattctaaaaaaaatattacaattgaaaaaaggtaacttatgttctcttctttgtttgcaaaattagatttttttttgcaattcgtggagattttttttgtgacagttttattttctcgtcagcattaaagaccccaatttgactccataccgaccctgcttagcttccgagatcagacgagatcgggcgttctcagggtggtatggccgtaagcgataGATCAGCTCCCaccaagcctatttataagtcaaccaaagaaaaaatcagaaacaaaatCCCTATGTGTCTTAGCTTTTaactcttcatttttttattaaatttagatgCTCTATTTTACTGACttaatggaatggaagcttcagattaggctcaatacaaaaaaaactacaaaaatatactAATATTTACAAAGGAtattctgaaaaataaataaataaaattatacacacacattaaagtgcACTTAGTATACATTTAAATGAATGCCCCTACAGGGGCAATGttctacagaaggtgcctttttaagtTTTTTCACCCCTGCCCTCCAAATAGCCTGAGTTCGccacacctgatccaggtaattaagaccttcaggatcacgtgaacattctagtctcaggtgtgttaaatctgaaatcttcaGCGTTGTGGAGCCccgaacaggagtgagccgccctgtacctatacgttaagaaaataaaaagtaatgcattttgttctttatttattagcatgaagacaGAATATTCTTCTTCAGaaaaataaaagtacttttaagtGAGGATTTAATCTGTAGACTGTTTACTGTGAGTGTTTTATTTGAGGAGTACACACGGTGTAGCCTTGCAAAAATGTGTAACAACATGGCTTaaacagagtaaaaaataaaggaaatgtaaaaaagcttacagcacctggtattcccaggcggtctcccatccaagtactaaccaggcccgaccctgcttagcttccgagatcagacgagatcgggcgttctcagggtggtatggccgtaagcgataGCTAGGCTTCCACTAAGCCTATTTATAATACACTGACAGACCTGACTGGCTAATACATGGATCTCGGGAAACGGGGTGCTCGTTACGGTCACGGAGCTCTACCACACGGCACAGTTATACCGGAGCCGGTTTATGGAGAGCCTATCGTCCCCGTTCTATCAGAACATGAATGcagaccgctagagggagcccgtgaGGGAGTACAAATTCAATacgggtgaatggagctaattggctacaaactaaaattaaaatttaaaacgaAGCACTTGACGAGGATATTCCTTTCAGTTTGTAAAGTAGAATAAAATTTGCTGAAAAGCGAAGATAACTTACCTGCACGtttccatttttctacagtaaacaggttttaggcagtaaagatgctagcattactactactgctaaatGGTGAGCTAATGCTGAAGATTGCGTCAGATCACGTTTAAAACACTAGTAACTGgagtttaaagctttaaaaattatatttagttCTAAAgcatttgatattgttctgtttGAGAAAACTAGTAACTTacatcattttgtaaaaaaaaaaataataaaataatttaaaactataattttatttagttgCTCAATATTCATGAGTATGGGTATTCATCTCTCTATACATTCTCTGGTTATACGAGCTGGTGGACTCAAGGGGTGGAAAACGCCCCTTCTGGTGCCTCCATGGTTAAAAAGTGTTGCTAATTTGCCCTTTAGAGTGGTAAAAAATTAAGACTATATTAGATATTTGCTTAATTTCTTATGTCCCTTGTGGCAATAAATTATGATGCTCCTTCTAGATCAAGACATTTTTACTAATGCGTCTTAATGAGTGCCGATCTATTCGTGCCCTTTTTCTTTCCAATAGGAAAGGCAGTCACTATGATGTGCTGTCTTTGCCCCTCCTCCTAAACACTGCCTCAAAAAGTGCCCTCCGTAGTTGAGGCAATGGTATGCAGTGACCTCGTAGTGCCCATCAATGAGATAAACTGTATTTGGCGGTTATGACATATAGTTTAAAAATCTCATTCTCATTCTTAAACTTGTATCTATTAATGTattcagttttagccacacctCCTCAGGAATGAACAGGCCCTATGTCCTAAGGTGCCCTTTTAATTTTTTGTCACCCCTTCCTTCCAAGTCCACCACACACCTGATTCAGGTAATTAAGGCCTTCAGGGACACGTGATCATTCGAGACTCCCAGGAACAGATATGAGCCGCCCAgtagtttgataaaaaaaaactgaatgcatTTTGTTTATTCATTACTTACAGGAACAAAGAATCTGCTCCAGAAGTATGAAAGTACTTTGAGTGAGTTATTCTGTACATTGTTTACTGTGAGCGTTTTATTTTAAAGAGTGAACACAGTTTATGCTTTTAAGGATTCGTGAAAAAAGCAGTGTAGCACAGaatcaaaaataaaggaaaggaaGTAAAGatagaaaagcttacagcacctggtattcccaggcggtctcccatccaagtactaaccaggcccgaccctgcttagcttccgagatcagacgagatcgggcgttctcagggtggtatggccgtaagcgatggctcaactcccaacaagcctatttataagacactcacagacctgagtcttttcactgtcttactgctcttgacaaaagtaaaacagctctacggactaatacaaagatcttgcctcaaaataaaagctctatTTAACTTTccctacaaaaagtaaccaaagaaaaaaaagaagacaaaaactccctatatgtcttaatttttatctcttcatttgtttttattcaaTTTTCATGCTCTACTTTTCTGACTCagtggaatggaagcttcagattaggcccaatacaAAAAAGcccaatacaaaaaaaagaatatttacaaagaatattctgagaaataaataaataaaatcatacacacacacattaaagtacaCTTAGCATACAGTTAAAGAAAGGCCCcatgtcctacagaaggtgcccttttactttttttcacccctgccctCCAAACAGTCcgcaacacacctgatccaggtaaataagaccttcaggatcacgtgaacattctagactcaggtgtgttaaatctgaaatcttcaGAGTGGTAGAGCCCCAGAAACAGGAGTGAGCCTCCCTGTATCTATacattaagaacaaaaaataatgcattttgttctttatttattggCACGAAGAAAGAATATTtcccttcagaaaaatgaaagaacttttaagtgactatttaatctgtatatggtttactgtaagtgttttatttgAAGAGTAAACACGGTGTAGCCTTGTacaaatttgtgacatcatggcttgaacagagtaaaaaataaaggacagaaagtaaagatggaaaagcttacagcaccaggtattcccaggcggtctcccatccaagtactaaccaggcccgaccctgcttagcttccgagatcagacgagatcgggcgttctcagggtggtatggccgtaagcgatagatcagctcccaacaagcctatttataagacacgcacagacctgagtcttttcactgtcttttactgctcttgacaaaagtaaaacagctctacggactaatacaaagatcttgcctcaaaactCTCTTTAATttccctacaaaaaaaaaataaccaaaacaaaacTAAGAAAAACTCCATATAGAAATGATTAGAATTGatgcaattaaagaaaaaatgttcAACACATTAATTTGTATCACCacaaaagttatttttataaaaGTTATTAAGCTAGTTATAGCATCACTGCGAGCTAACTGGTTGGTGAGGACACACTGAAGCATTTGATATTGATCTGTGTTAAGCATTTTTATTCATAGTATggaattcttcttcttcttctttcgcATTTGTGGCGGTTGGCAGACcaactatatatttattatatataataaaaaaaataatgaaacattcaAACATTCTTTAAAACAACAGCACCTGCTTGTGTACTATACCCATCCtagaatatcgagccaaacgaatctggagctgcgaatatcaaaccaacttcagcctcgtcatcCTAGAGCTATATGACAGCAAACCCTCTCTGTGACCCTTTGTGGTTAGTGTATCAAATAAAATTTGTTGTTGTGCAGAATGTTTCTCACAGTGTAACATTATGTGTTCTGGTGTCTGTTCtctgttctgtcgaattttgctagcctgtcaaaccgtgctaccctagtgtatatatatatatatatatatatatatatatatatatatatatatatacatataaagtgTAAAACTGGTAGAAAAAACAccatatttggaaagcctgaatcaaaatatcaggaggcagtttagagttattaggggtgatttataacccgtttttttttttcattgctcacttattattacttttattattaccaACTGTcttttacgcatttgtaatactcagaaataatgacAATgatttctggttgtttaatgcacccaagaagaacagaataaccataaaaaataaataaatatattccacgtatgggcgctggtgttgagaagcacatctcgatgggttgcacaattcgacagaacaccggcaaaACCCTGTGTCATGTGAATTAGATGTAATGAAGAATGTAGTAATGTGTGACCTATGCGAAGTCGAGTAATCATCACTTCAGACATCCGACCATACCCATCCACAGAACTTGAACCTGCTGTAGGCTTTTGAAGGAATTCGAGCacgttttagaataaaaaaacatcaaacatttataaactacaATTTTGCTCCAATTGAACCCATTAATTGTGGACTCACTCTGGCGCGCCCTCTAGTGGTACACATGCGCTCATGCGTGCGGATTCGCGCATGCTCTGTAGAAACAAACCGGTTGGACAAATCGTGTTACTGCTGCTTTTCCCCGGAAGGGGGTtgtgtgtgtttagctgcagCTAAGCTAGGCTCGGCTAAACTAATATAGCTTAGCGAATTTAAGGTAGGCACGTCTTTAGTATTATTGTGCACCAGCCCTTTAGTTTATATCCAGGTTCGGCGCCATTTGCTTCTAAATAAGCATACAGATTCGTTTGTGAGATGTTGAGTGATAAGATGGGATGTTAGCTAAGTaagtagctaacctagcttagctaagctaacactgATTCAGGGACACAGAGGGGGCGGTTCATAGCTATTTACTCTTAGGCAATCCTGTGGTTGTTAGGGAGGGTTTTTTTGAGTAATTAACATGTTTGTTTATCTTAACATACTCATTTTTAAGGCCTTAACATTACgtgaattaaataaatgaaactgaAATTGCGTTTTTCACCGTTCCTTAGTAAAATAGTGCAGAAGAGCTGAAGcgtcttttaaggtggaacgggcagTTATAAGTCATTTTATTAGACTAAGGTATGCTTATTTATTGCCTTTAGGTATAATCAAGTCTCATTTATAacgttataaatataaatatatatatatatatatatgtatatatatatatatatacatatatatatatatacatatatatatatatatatatacgttatatatataaaagctcTTTATTCATTGATTCATTGTTTACTAGTTTGTTAGCCACACTGGCTAGTTAGCAAATACCTAGCTTTATAGCTTAGCTAAGCTGTCACTTATGCTGCACTTGCAAGTAAAACAACAACAATCAACAAACGTAGTATCAGTAATTGTAACAGTTAAACTAATGTAACGTTAAACACGTTATACATTGTAGAAATAATACAACCAATGATCATGATGTGTACGAATTGGTGCATTTGGAGATTTATGCATATTATTTTGATCAATTCTGCTAATGCAGGTTTTAGAAGAGGCTTCTAAGAAGAATAACGAGAAACTAGCCATGCAGAGAAGAAGATTTCCACGCCCCATGTGGGATGAGCACCAGGCCTACGAGGAGCTGCTGTACTGGGACGGACTGATCCAGCAGGGATTCGTTCTTCACCCCCGTGATTATGACAGGTGAGGTGAATTCAAAAATATGTGCATGCATTGCACGAGAGCCTAGACACAGGATCCCTTCCCTGAATATACAACAAACAACCCCAGGATATATGGTAAAGTGGCCATGTATTTTGAAAATAGATGGGTCAATGCCACATACACTAGCTAGGTCATACATTGGGCATAGAAGTTTGAAACACTCCTTACTATAAGGATCAACTAACCACTCGGTCAGACATATAACTGATATCAAGCTTTACCACCATGACTAATGTGTATCACCATTGGTAAAAGACATCCTCATTCACACCACAGCATTAACACTTTAGATCTGATCACTCACTGGACTGAAAGCCCATATCTTATGGGCCATTAAACAAAACTGCCCTTGCCAGATTGACAGCATGACATTATCAGGAGCTACTTGGTATGCCAGTAAAGTTCTTATTAGATCAGAGATTGAAAGACATGATACACAAGTTATTTTTTAGTCAGAacagcttaataataataataataataataataataataataaaaaaattaatactattaacaaaaaaagtttatgGAAAGTTACTGGTTTAATGACCCTGACAGCTGTTCTTTTCAAAGACTACACAGCTGGGGATATTATATTAATGAatctttataaatgttttaagagAACAGTTTAGTTTATCAGCAGTTTGTGTTTTTCAGGTTTGAGGAGCTGCGTTACTGGTACGATTGCCTGTGTTATGAGGAGGAGCTCAGACACTACAGTGCTTACCTGGCCGAATGGAAGGAGAAACGGGTTGTGTTTCCTCAGGGAGGACCAGTAAGTCTACtctataatgtttaaatattattgcAGACTGTAATGCACCTACACTAGTAAGAGTAGGAGAAGTGCTCAATCGTGATTTACCTTATCCATTTGAATCACGCGTTCATTCTGACATGGACTGATTTAACCGTCTGtaactcactgtttttttttttttttttttttttttcaggccatGAAGCCACCGCCCCAGCGCACCTTCCCTAATGAGGACCGGCATATGGAAGCCAAACATGCAAGTGTCTATCCATCCCCGGATCAGTTGAAGTCCGTGCAGAACATGGTGTCCCACATAGAGCAGGGCCTGAAGTCTGTTTCTGATTGGATGGTGGAGCAGGGAAAAACAGATGAGTCTAAAAGGTGAGAGTAGAGTGGAGTATAAGGCTCAGAACAGTGGCATTTTGTCATAACATTTAAAACCTGTTCCAACTGAAGTGAATATCATTGATTATCTGTCCATGCATTTGTATCAAGAATCATATGTTAAGGGGTGGATGTTTTAAGCAGCAAGTGTACCTTTACTTTTGCATGTTGATGTGTTGGAAGCAAGAAAAGTATCTAAGAAATTTTGACAAGGAAAAGATTGTGTCAGTACATTGTAAACTTTAGGCAAACTTTGGCaagtttgtacaaaaaaaaaacaggcacgaGTGTACAATGAagtcaaataaatgtttttgtgttttctagtgAGGGGCCAGTGACCAAACTGAAGCGTGTTTTGCGGGTTGGATTGGTGGCAAAGGGGCTACTGCTGAAGCAGGATTTAGACCTGGACCTGGTTTTGCTCTGCACTGTTTTACCCACCAGTACACTGCTGGAATCCATCTCGAATAAACTCTCTGATGTACTAGAGGTAACACACAGTATAATAAAACTAGTTTTCAATTACATTTACTCATTGGGCACTTTATAAGAACCCCTTTCAGAGAGCAGCTTAGTCATTGGAAataaccactgatgaaggactagagggtATCAGTagatttctttcagttttttaacTGAACACCAGCAAGGTgggtttttttaataaagtgaccTATAAGGATTTCATAAATGAGAGTGATCGGCTTATTTTTTGACATTAACACAAGCTGTTTTGGCAGCATGAATTAGAGAATTGTATATGTTTTAAACTTACTGGAAAAAATTAATCTTACTGTTTGCTGCTATTCCTCTAGACCCAAACAGACGATAAGTATGAGGTTGCTGCATCCGCGAAGGACGCCGCTATACTGGTGAAGAGTGTGAAGGAGCCAGTGCTGAATATGCAGATCCACCTGACGTCTCGGGCTGTTCAAGAACAGATGGAGAAGGAGGCCTCTGAAGGTACAGACTGACCATCTAGTTTACTGAGCACTTGTACAGATCACTAGAAGATTTTTTTCCCTCAGTTTGGTGTTTAAATGTAACTGCTGCACTGctgttcattattttaaagtctATTCTAAAAGTGGAAACCTGCGAACGAACGTATGCACTATTCTGAGGGGTTGCTTTGCAGCAAAAGTCAAGTGTTCCAGTGTAAGTGCTGGTTATTAAACTTTAAGGATAagctttttaaaaagcatttttgtacTGTAATTGTACTAATGTCTATGCTGTATAACATATGCTAAATCTGTACTAAGGTATTTCATTTAGCATTATTGTTGCATTACTTGcagctttattattattgttactaatAATATAAGCTCTAGTCTAGTGGTCAGATTTTGCTGCAGCGTTGACCCTGCCTGCGATATTGTTCAATCAACCCACTGATGTTGTTGCCTGTAAGTTTTCAAATTTTGCTCCCTCCTCATCCAAGCTTTTTAGTGTGTGAGTTTTTAGGAACGGTGGACTTTTGACCAACTGGAAGCACTCTGACTCTCAAGGGATGGGGCAGCTAAGCCTGGAGGTTAAAATAGGGGCGTGGTCACATGATTAATAGTAATCAATCAGAATTATCACTTAACTACACATTATATGCTTACATTGTTATTTCAGTCACTTCTGTTTTAGACTGGAGCTATGAGGTTAAAATAGAACTTCAAAGCAAGAAGTTCAATAAACCTCAAGGCATATTATTTGTCGCCTTTACAAAGTAAATTATTCTAAACTAAAGATGCAACAAAAACTGAAGCCTCCCAAGAGATCATAGGAATGCGTCTCTCAGCACCAGACCTCGCCCCTCTGCTCTGAGCTTGTAAGCTGAGTCCATCCCCTGAACGTATGTCAGAGGCCCCTTGGTCAAACTGTGCCTTTCTCCTTTACCCCGAACTGGTAGAGCCGCAGTCGGCCTCAGCCCCGCCGGACGTTCTGGACAGGCAGAAATGCCTGGCTTCTCTCGCCACTCTACGACACAACAAGTGGTTCCAGGTTTGCACCTCGTTTTTATCTGTCGACCTATTAACCTGTTAATTTGCCGTTTCCGTGAGAACCTGGGGATGTTGCACTACTTATCAGAGGTCTGAGGACACTtcactgctgtaaaaaaaattctgGGATGAACAGGGACACTTAAATGACACTAAATGTTTAGCAAAACCCAGTTCCACAATACACAGTTGCCCTATTTGACCCATCTGTATTGTCACTCTTCGTAAAGTAAAGGCCCTTTAaagtaataaacaataataataaacataataaacaagaTTAAAGATTAGAATCCTTTAAAAAGGATAGATAAGCTACAGCAAAAAAGTATGTgtgaaatttacatacatttacagctctggatggtgtatgtttaagtaaaatgaaaattgtggttttattctataaagtacttATGAAATCccttcaaattccaaataaaatattgtaatattcttatgatcttttgcaaacGTCAGCCTGAatcttctttgcttctcattgaaaGTAATTTTTGTAGCAAGTCCTACCTCTGTAAGatattgttttgaactgttctttccatgcacttcaccccagctgccatttgcggTTGCTGAATGACATTTAAataagttgacggtcaatctccAAAACCCAAACCTgtgcataaataatatatatataatataaaaataaataatattagggCTGTCAAAGTTAACGTGTTAACTCACACAATTCATTAGAATCAGAAACACGTAATATTCttttaacattaattaataaCGCCACCAGATTTTACAACAAAATCTGCTGTAATCTGCCCTGACCCCGCCCAacgtgcagattttttttttttttggagcggtTCGCGTGTGGTGTGGTCTCGACCCGACCTATCTATCAAATATAAAATGgcatagtttaatctgatatattagccagataatatactgctatgaacaaacaccgTCTCTGTTGCTCCAAGCTGTTTATACACTGAGCGTGGTAtctgcagcattcactgctcacagccgtgcCACTTCGTTTACTACGTggacatctgtgctgcacgtcccattgaaaagcACAGTGGCAAATTTTCAGCTTTCGGTGTTAAACGTTTTTAcgctgcacagatatacgcacagtgtaaaaaataaaaactaaataaataaagttggGTATGGCTCTTGAAGTGGGTGTCCTCAGACTTCTGCCAGGCAATGCACCTGACCCAATTTGGAGAAAAACGTCTCTTTTAGGGCAATGAGTGTTTAAATGTAGTATCGTTCACCAGTACAGCTTTAAATGAGAATGCGAGAGTACTGATTGTTAAAGTTTTACTGAAATACTGCTTTTTCTGCCTGATGCTGGGCAGCAATCATGGGCTCAACTGTTTTTGGGAGGGCTGAAGGAGAGTTTGATATTATGGTTGTTTTGGTGCTAACAGGGTAAAGTTAACAACCTGCAATCATGTGTGATCGTTATCCGGATCCTCAGGGACCTCTGCATGCGCGTTCCCACCTGGGCACCTCTCAAAGGATGGGTGAGTACATCTGTCAGTTTCCCGTTCACCTTTATTATCCTCAACAAATATCCAACAAATATCATGGCTATAGCAAGACATGCAATAATTGTATGTGTATAGAGTGACTGTTTTTTCTCACAGGCTTTGGAGGAGGAGGCTGTTTGTATAAAGGTTGTGTAAAGCGTTTGTGTGTTTCTCTGAAGGTTCTGGAGGTACTCTGTGAGCGAGCTTTATCCACTAATGAAGTGCCAATGGGTCCGGGTCAAGCCCTGAGGAGAGTGCTGGAGTGTATGGCATCAGGAATCCTGCTGGAGGGTTAGAGTTTATTTTTCACATGCGATAAACAGTTCATATTCACACATACATCACTGAACATCTCCAGGTGATTACACTAAAAGGTATTTAAAATGAAGTATTTTAAATGAGCTGAAGAAGCTAAATCTCTTAGCCTGTGTGCCTGCAAAATACAAGAAATGTAAATTGGGCTACGGTTGCGCTGTAAAGGTTCATCATAGAAAAGATGAATCACGGTTCTGCCAGTTAGATTTGTTATATTGTGAATTTGAACAATGCTACCTATGACTCCCCAAGTGGAGGTGTGGTGTGAACAGATCCCATTTAATTTACAGAGTGAATACAACATACCTGTGCTCTCTGTGTGCTGATTTCGCCTGTGTATTCTCTCTCCGTGCAGATGGTCCTGGTATCTCTGATCCATGTGAACGGGTGACTACAGATGCTAGCAGCCATCTGACCACTCAGCAGCGTGAGGACATTACCCAGAGTGCACAGGTACAGACATTTGCTATTGATTTTCAGTCCCTAGATGATAGATAGTGGTTTAAGTAAGAGACTTATGAAGGAGATTGAGGGCAATATTGCCATTTTTTGCACTTATTTGTGCTGTTTCACACACATGGGTGCTTGTATCCATTCCATGGTTTGTGACTGTTGattgtttctttctctcagttTGCTTTGCGCCTGGTGGCATATGGACAgatacacaaagtgctgggaa
This DNA window, taken from Astyanax mexicanus isolate ESR-SI-001 chromosome 5, AstMex3_surface, whole genome shotgun sequence, encodes the following:
- the ilf3a gene encoding interleukin enhancer-binding factor 3a isoform X2 — its product is MQRRRFPRPMWDEHQAYEELLYWDGLIQQGFVLHPRDYDRFEELRYWYDCLCYEEELRHYSAYLAEWKEKRVVFPQGGPAMKPPPQRTFPNEDRHMEAKHASVYPSPDQLKSVQNMVSHIEQGLKSVSDWMVEQGKTDESKSEGPVTKLKRVLRVGLVAKGLLLKQDLDLDLVLLCTVLPTSTLLESISNKLSDVLETQTDDKYEVAASAKDAAILVKSVKEPVLNMQIHLTSRAVQEQMEKEASEEPQSASAPPDVLDRQKCLASLATLRHNKWFQGKVNNLQSCVIVIRILRDLCMRVPTWAPLKGWVLEVLCERALSTNEVPMGPGQALRRVLECMASGILLEDGPGISDPCERVTTDASSHLTTQQREDITQSAQFALRLVAYGQIHKVLGMDRLSPKAARVFSNMHYKPQVPGEAPGPFVTKRPLESGTDDDAQKAKYPRKEQYVEPGNALMKLNRIRPGIQYRLVSQTGPDHTPQFTMAIDVDGVTYVASGSSKRISKQMVAQKALQGLGISTGVETKAENPSQDAEDSTMSTANTETEGDVTGGEDGAETSLLGGPILTKHGKNPIMELNEKRRSLKYEVISVKGGANEKTFTIEVKVDGQKFQGVGSNKKVAKANAALAALEKLFPYNSNSDSQRKRRFPPMDYSGMSGVGYYPGANRGRGRAWSCGRGFNKTNPAYKGYNNPGADKQDYGYHQSAYPNLWGYSRGSGNNTGYSYR